Part of the Marinobacterium rhizophilum genome is shown below.
CGACACGCAGGTCATCGGGTTCGCTTTCGCTCAGGATAGAGGGGCTGTTCATGGTCAGTATTCAATCAAATTGGCTGCAATACCTCGAACTCTAACAGAGACTGACGTTAAATTGAAAAAAAATGACCATTTTTCATAATTACCGGTTTTTTACAGCCGCCGATGAAAGCCCTCCCCGGCCAGTCATGGCCGGGGCTGCGACCTTCAGCCTCAGCACTCGATCACGTTCACCGCCAGCCCTCCGCGGGATGTCTCCTTGTACTTGTCGAGCATGTCCCGGCCGGTGTCGCGCATGGTCTTGATCACCTTGTCCAGCGAAACAAAGTGATAGCCATCGCCGCGCATGGCCATGGAAGCGGCATTAATCGCCTTCATGGCCGCCATCGCATTGCGCTCGATGCAAGGCACCTGCACCAGGCCGCCAACCGGGTCGCAGGTCAGGCCCAGGTTGTGTTCCATGCCGATCTCGGCGGCATTTTCCACCTGTTCAGGCGTTGCCCCCACGGCTTCGGCCAGGCCCGCCGCCGCCATGGCGCAGGCCGACCCCACCTCACCCTGGCACCCGACCTCCGCGCCCGAAATCGACGCATTGGCCTTGAACAGAAACCCAATGGCAGAGGCGGCCAGGAAAAACCGCACGATACCGTCCTCATCGGAGTTCGGGCAGAAGTTAACGTAGTAATGCAGCACTGCCGGAATGATGCCCGCCGCCCCGTTGGTGGGTGCGGTAACGATGCGCCCGCCCGCCGCGTTCTCTTCGTTCACCGCCAGCGCATACAGGTTGACCCAGTCCATCGCCCCGAGTGACGGGGTAATCAGGTCCATGCGGTTACGGTTTTTCAGATCACGGTGCCAGGCCGCCGCGCGCCGGCGCACCTTCAAGCCGCCAGGCAGAATGCCGTCGTTGCTGATACCCGCCCGAACACATTGCTGCATGACATCCCAGAGGGAAAGTATGCCGCTGCGGATTTCCTCCTCCGAGCGCCATTGCTTTTCGTTCTCCAGCGTAACCTCGGCGATGGACAGCCCGGTTTCAGCGCAGATCTCAAGCAAACGCTTGGCGGACTTGTAATCATGCACCAGCGGCGTCGGGTCCGCCTGGATCTGGCCCGACTCGACGGTCTCCTCACCGGCCACAAAGCCGCCACCCACCGAGTAGTACAATTTCTGGCAGGTCACCTGCCCCGCCGCATCATAAGCCGTGAATGACATTCCATTGGGATGAAATGGCAGCGACTCGTTGCGATGAAAGATCAGGTCCTGCTCCGGGTTAAACTGGATACGCTGGCTACCCAGCAACAGCAGCAGCCCGGTCTCGCCAATCTCTTCGGCACGAGGCTTCACAAGCTGCGGATCAACCAGGTCCGGCGCATGGCCTTCAAGCCCCAGCAATACGGCGGGGCCACTGCCATGCCCCTTGCCTGTTGCCCCCAGAGATCCAAAAAGCTCGGACCGCACCCGGACCACCTGCTCCAGCAAACCGTCGTTGCTCAAGCGCTGGGCAAACAGCTGCGCGGCTCGCATGGGCCCAACCGTGTGCGAGCTCGAGGGGCCGATGCCCACCTTGAACAGATCGAACAGACTAATCGCCATGGTTTGATCCCTTCTTATATGTAGCTTTTCAGAGGAAGCGCCGGGGCGCTCAAAGGCGCCCTCGACACTCGGTCAAATTGCGTCTGGCCTGTACTCAGCCATACACCGGGTAGTTGCGGCACAGGCGCGCCACCTTGAAACGCACCTCGGCGATCAGTTCCTCGTTGTCCAAATCGTCCAGGATGTCACAGATCCAGTGCGTCAGTTCGCGGCACTGCTCTTGCTTGAAGCCGCGTGTGGTTACAGCGGGTGAGCCGATGCGCAGCCCCGATGTGACAAAGGGCGATTGCGGATCGTTGGGCACCGCATTCTTGTTCACGGTAATGTGCGCCCGCCCCAGGGCCGCATCGGCGTCCTTGCCCGTCAGCCCCTGGCGGATCAGGCTAAGCAGGAACAGGTGATTGTCGGTACCATCGGATACCACCTCGAAGCCGCGCTCGATGAATACCGATGCCATGGCCCGGGCATTGTCCACGACCTGGCGCTGATACTCGGTAAAGGATGGTTCCAGCGCTTCCTTGAAGGCCACGGCCTTGGCGGCGATCACGTGCATCAGCGGCCCGCCCTGGCCACCCGGGAATACCGCCGAGTTGAGTTTTTTCTCCAGCGCTTCGTTGGCTTTCGCCAGAATCAGGCCGCCACGGGGACCGCGCAGTGTCTTGTGCGTTGTGGTGGTGACCACATCGGCATAGGGCAGCGGGCTCGGATAGATCCCGGCTGCCACCAGGCCTGCCACATGGGCCATGTCCACAAACAACCAGGCACCCACGCTGTCGGCGATGTCGCGAAAACGCTGCCAGTCCACCACACGGGAATAGGCCGAGAAGCCGGCGATAATCATGCGGGGGCGATGTTCGTTCGCCTGGCGCTGCACTTCGTCGTAGTCGATTTCGCCGGTGGCCTCATCCAGTCCGTACTGCACGGCATTGTAAAGTTTGCCGGAAAAGCTCACCTTGGCACCGTGGGTCAGGTGACCGCCATGGGCCAGGCTCATGCCCAGCACCGTATCACCGGGCTCCAGCAGGGCCAGGAATACCGCGGCATTGGCCTGGGAGCCGGAGTGCGGCTGCACATTGGCGTAATCCGCACCAAACAGCGTGCAAGCACGCTCGATCGCCAAGCGCTCGACCACATCCACATGTTCACAGCCACCGTAGTAGCGTTTGCCCGGATAGCCTTCGGCATACTTGTTGGTCAGCTGCGAGCCCTGGGCGCGCATGACACGCACACTGGTGTAGTTCTCGGAGGCGATCAGCTCGATATGATCTTCCTGGCGCTGCGTTTCCGCGCTCATGGCCTGGAAAAGTTCGTCGTCGAACCCTTCGATTGCGTCTTGCATTCTAAACATCTTTTATTTTTCCTTTAGGTTTACAACAGGCCGCACCGGGCGGCCTGTCTGGCAGCAGGCTTGCAGGCCCGCAACCTCAGTAGTTCTGCATCATCAGAAATGCATCCACACCCGCCTGGGCCACGATCTCATCCTGATCCGGCGTGCCGGAACTGCAGCCAACACCGCCGACGATCTGTTCGCCGGCGAACAGCGGCAGGCCACCGGCCACAATGGAAAACTTGCCCTGGTTACTGGTATTGATGCCAAAGGCCGGCTTGCCAGGTACGCTGATTTCACCGTAGGCCCGCGTCGACTTTCGCGCAGCGGACGCGGTAAACGACTTGCCCATGGCAATATCGATGCTGGTAATGCGCGCATTGTCCATGCGCTTGAACAGAATCAGGTTGCCGCCATCATCGGTAATGGCGATATCCATATCGACGCCAATTTCACCGGCCTTCTTGAAACAGGCCCGCATAATGCTATCCGCATCCATCAAGGTTAACTTCGGTACCATGCGCATTGCGTATTCCCCCGTTCACTAAAAAATCAAGAAGCTGATGCACAAAGGTCGGCAGCCGTGACGGCATCCAGCGCCTTTTCAAAGGTGGCGACGGTGCGGTCGATATCCTGCAACTTGTCCAGCCCGAACAGGCCAATACGGAAGGTCTTGAAGCCCGCAGGTTCGTCACACTGTAGCGGCACGCCCGCCGCGATCTGCATGCCCTCGCCGGCAAAGGCACGGCCCGTGTGAATCTCGTTATCCTCGGTGTAGCAGACCACGACACCGGGGGCCTCGAAGCCCGCTGCGGCGACACTGCGCATGCCACGCTCGGCCAGCACCTGGCGAATTCGGTTGCCCAGTTCCTGCTGCTGCTGATGCACCCGCTCAAAACCCAGCTCGCGGGTTTCCAGCATGATGTCCCTAAAGCGCTGCAGCCCATCGGTCGGCATGGTGGCGTGATAGGCATGACCGCCGCCTTCGTAGGCCTGCATGATCTGCAGCCATTTTTTCAGATCACAGGCGAAGCTGGTGCTCTGGGTCTCGGCGATACGGTCCAGCGCCAGCGCACTGAGCATCACCAGGGCACAGCAGGGCGATGCGCTCCAGCCTTTCTGGGGCGCGCTGATCAGCACGTCGACACCGCTCGCCTGCATATCCACCCAGAGGGCGCCGGAGGCGATGCAGTCGAGCACCAGCAGGCCGCCCACCGAATGCACGGCACGGGCCATGGCAGCGATGTAATCATTGGGAAGAACCATGCCCGAAGAGGTTTCGACATGGGGGGCGAAAACGATGTCGGGCCTGGTGACGAGGATCGCCTTGACCACCTCATCGATGGCCGGCGGTGCAAACGCCGCCTGGTCTTCGTCCTCCACCGGGCGTGCTTTTAACACCTGCAACTGATCAGTGATCTTTCCTGTTTCCAGGATCTGCGACCAGCGGTAGCTGAACCAGCCGTTGCGGATCACCAGGCACTTGCGATCGGTGGCGAACTGCCGCGCGACCGCTTCCATGCCGAAAGTACCGCTGCCAGGCACAACAGCCACTGCCTCGGCCCGGTAGAGGTCTTTCAGGGTGCGGGAGATGTCCGTCATGACTCCCTGGAAACGTTTGGACATGTGATTCAGGGAGCGGTCGGTATAGACCACCGAGTATTCGAGCAAACCATCGGGATCAACTGCGTGTAAATTATCGTTCATTTTTAATTTCCTGTGAAAATATTGTTGTTTTTTTCACATACTGCATCAGAGATGCCCGACTGGCAAGTAGCCAATACAAAATTTTTCCTTCAGAAACCACAGATCCACAGCAGCCCTGATTCCAGTGCTGCTGTGGATAAACGGAGGTCCGCGCAGACCCCGGGGGAAGCGAACACAGACACTGCGTGATGAGGAAACAGGCAACTGGCGCGATGGCGCGCCACGGGAGGGAGACTAGATAGCCGTGCCAGATTGGGGAGGGGGCGCTGTACTGTTACGCAGGACCAGCTCGGCTTCGAGCAAGCGGGGTTTAACCGGCACGCCGCTATCGAGCGCATCCAGAATGGCCATCGCGATTGCCTGGCCCATGCTGCGCGTCGGCAGGTGGATGGTGGTTAGCGGCGGATTGGCGCAGTCCGCCCACTCCAGGTCATCGAAGCCGATCACCGAAATGTCCGCGGGGACCCGGATGCCGTGCCTGGGCAACTCGAGCAGGGCGCCAAGCGCCAGGACATCACTGAGGCACAGCAGTGCCGTGGGCCTGTCGTCTGCCTGTGTAGCGATGTCTCGGCTCGCACGGCAGGCATTGGATATGGCAAGCGGCATCACATGATGACTGACCTGGCTTGCGTCCAGCCCCGCATCCCGTAGCGCGGCCCTGGCACCGCTAACCCGGATATCCTGCTGATGGATGAACCCTGCAGCGCCCTGGATCCGCTGATCCGGCGCCAGCTGCAGGACCAGTTCATGGACCTGTCCCGGCTGATGAAGAAAACCACCCTGTTCATCACCCACGACCTGGATGAAGCCATTCGTATCGGCCACCGCATTGCCATCATGAAGGACGGTGAAATCATCCAGATAGGCACGCCGGACGAAATTGTCACCCAGCCGGCCGACGATTACGTGGCGGATTTCGTGGCCAGCATTTCGCGCCTCAAGTTCGTGCATGCCAAGTCACTGATGACGCCGATCGACACCCATATCGCCCAGCACGGAGAGCTGTCAGCCGATGCCCCCAGCGTGGCGCCGGATGCCAGCCTGGATGAGCTGATTTCGGTGGCTATCCATTGGGACGGTGCCATCGCTGTGGTCGAGCAGGGTCAACGGGTTGGCGCGGTCGATCGCGTCAGCATCATGCAGGGTATACAGGGCCACGGGGGTGCCAAATGAACGCAGCTCAGGACGTTCAGGATTACGATCGCGCGGTCGACAAGCTGATCGATGAATTCTCGGTTTCAAACGCGGGTTACTACCGCACACGCTTTGGCAAGATCAGCGCATCCAACCGCTTTGTGCCGACCTTCAACCTGGCCTGCGCCCTGCTCGGCCCCGTCTGGTTCGCCGCCCGAGGTCTGTGGAAAGGCTTCCTGGTCTTTGTGCTGCTCGAAGCCTTCGCCTTTATCCAGATCGCCCTGGGACTCTTCAGCGACCTGGGGGCCGAACAGAAACTGCGCGCAGAACGCATTGCCGGCACGCTGGAGGAACGCCGGGCACAGCTCGAAGCCGCCATTACCAGCCAGGCCGACAACGTTGAAGCACTGCAGCGACTGGTGGGATCACTTGAATCCGCCGTTGCCGGCGCCCTGCAGCAGGCGCAGTCGATGGAAAGCCAGCGCCTGGCACTGCTGGTGTTCGGCATCGGCCTGATGCTGGCCATCAAGCTGTTCCAGGGGGCTCTCGGCAACTGGGCGCTGGAACGCCAGTTTACCTACTGGCGCTCGGATCGTTCCATTGCCAGCGGCTTTTCGGTGCTTCGCGCCACCACGGCCCTCATGCTCGTCACGGTGATCTATGGCCTGGCGGCGGCGCAGTTCTCGTTCCCCACCAGCTGGAGCCTGCTGCAGACTTTCCCGGCCAATGACAATATCCGCATTGATGTCAGCAATGGCCTCAAGCAATGGTTTGACTACGCAACCATCGCCGGTGCCGGATTCTTCAACAATGTTACCGATGCCGTGCGCGTGCTGCTCGACAGCCTGGAAACCGTTTTCGTCGGCACACCCTGGCCGGTCGTCATGCTGTTTATCGCCCTGCTCGCCTGGCAGTGCGCC
Proteins encoded:
- a CDS encoding GlcG/HbpS family heme-binding protein; its protein translation is MRMVPKLTLMDADSIMRACFKKAGEIGVDMDIAITDDGGNLILFKRMDNARITSIDIAMGKSFTASAARKSTRAYGEISVPGKPAFGINTSNQGKFSIVAGGLPLFAGEQIVGGVGCSSGTPDQDEIVAQAGVDAFLMMQNY
- a CDS encoding substrate-binding domain-containing protein; the protein is MGDEQGGFLHQPGQVHELVLQLAPDQRIQGAAGFIHQQDIRVSGARAALRDAGLDASQVSHHVMPLAISNACRASRDIATQADDRPTALLCLSDVLALGALLELPRHGIRVPADISVIGFDDLEWADCANPPLTTIHLPTRSMGQAIAMAILDALDSGVPVKPRLLEAELVLRNSTAPPPQSGTAI
- a CDS encoding ABC transporter permease translates to MNAAQDVQDYDRAVDKLIDEFSVSNAGYYRTRFGKISASNRFVPTFNLACALLGPVWFAARGLWKGFLVFVLLEAFAFIQIALGLFSDLGAEQKLRAERIAGTLEERRAQLEAAITSQADNVEALQRLVGSLESAVAGALQQAQSMESQRLALLVFGIGLMLAIKLFQGALGNWALERQFTYWRSDRSIASGFSVLRATTALMLVTVIYGLAAAQFSFPTSWSLLQTFPANDNIRIDVSNGLKQWFDYATIAGAGFFNNVTDAVRVLLDSLETVFVGTPWPVVMLFIALLAWQCAGPRVAILAIAGLMYLGLLGFWDKAMATVSLLGAAACVSISLGIPIGILCARKPRVFAFVRPVLDFMQTMPSFVYLIPIIAFFGTGKPAAILATLVFGSPPVIRLTVLGLQGVPEAVREAARSFGASPAYLLFKVDLPLASKTIMAGVNQTIMLSLAMVVIASLIGAKGLGEDVLEALQYASTGEGILAGLAILVCSMILDRVIQGKR
- the glyA gene encoding serine hydroxymethyltransferase — its product is MFRMQDAIEGFDDELFQAMSAETQRQEDHIELIASENYTSVRVMRAQGSQLTNKYAEGYPGKRYYGGCEHVDVVERLAIERACTLFGADYANVQPHSGSQANAAVFLALLEPGDTVLGMSLAHGGHLTHGAKVSFSGKLYNAVQYGLDEATGEIDYDEVQRQANEHRPRMIIAGFSAYSRVVDWQRFRDIADSVGAWLFVDMAHVAGLVAAGIYPSPLPYADVVTTTTHKTLRGPRGGLILAKANEALEKKLNSAVFPGGQGGPLMHVIAAKAVAFKEALEPSFTEYQRQVVDNARAMASVFIERGFEVVSDGTDNHLFLLSLIRQGLTGKDADAALGRAHITVNKNAVPNDPQSPFVTSGLRIGSPAVTTRGFKQEQCRELTHWICDILDDLDNEELIAEVRFKVARLCRNYPVYG
- a CDS encoding L-serine ammonia-lyase, which encodes MAISLFDLFKVGIGPSSSHTVGPMRAAQLFAQRLSNDGLLEQVVRVRSELFGSLGATGKGHGSGPAVLLGLEGHAPDLVDPQLVKPRAEEIGETGLLLLLGSQRIQFNPEQDLIFHRNESLPFHPNGMSFTAYDAAGQVTCQKLYYSVGGGFVAGEETVESGQIQADPTPLVHDYKSAKRLLEICAETGLSIAEVTLENEKQWRSEEEIRSGILSLWDVMQQCVRAGISNDGILPGGLKVRRRAAAWHRDLKNRNRMDLITPSLGAMDWVNLYALAVNEENAAGGRIVTAPTNGAAGIIPAVLHYYVNFCPNSDEDGIVRFFLAASAIGFLFKANASISGAEVGCQGEVGSACAMAAAGLAEAVGATPEQVENAAEIGMEHNLGLTCDPVGGLVQVPCIERNAMAAMKAINAASMAMRGDGYHFVSLDKVIKTMRDTGRDMLDKYKETSRGGLAVNVIEC
- a CDS encoding aminotransferase class V-fold PLP-dependent enzyme, encoding MNDNLHAVDPDGLLEYSVVYTDRSLNHMSKRFQGVMTDISRTLKDLYRAEAVAVVPGSGTFGMEAVARQFATDRKCLVIRNGWFSYRWSQILETGKITDQLQVLKARPVEDEDQAAFAPPAIDEVVKAILVTRPDIVFAPHVETSSGMVLPNDYIAAMARAVHSVGGLLVLDCIASGALWVDMQASGVDVLISAPQKGWSASPCCALVMLSALALDRIAETQSTSFACDLKKWLQIMQAYEGGGHAYHATMPTDGLQRFRDIMLETRELGFERVHQQQQELGNRIRQVLAERGMRSVAAAGFEAPGVVVCYTEDNEIHTGRAFAGEGMQIAAGVPLQCDEPAGFKTFRIGLFGLDKLQDIDRTVATFEKALDAVTAADLCASAS